A part of Candidatus Chlamydia corallus genomic DNA contains:
- a CDS encoding 2Fe-2S iron-sulfur cluster-binding protein: MARLIITSDDEQQEFELEDNSDIIDSCESAGIPFACTEGVCGTCVIEVLEGQDNLSSFTEAENDFLGEPEDSNERLACQCRIKGGCVKVTF; this comes from the coding sequence ATGGCTAGGCTAATCATTACCTCTGATGATGAACAACAGGAGTTCGAATTGGAAGACAACAGTGATATCATAGATTCCTGTGAATCGGCGGGCATTCCTTTTGCTTGTACGGAGGGGGTTTGTGGAACCTGTGTTATAGAAGTCCTAGAGGGCCAAGATAATCTTTCCAGTTTTACAGAAGCAGAAAACGATTTTCTAGGAGAACCCGAAGACTCTAACGAACGTCTTGCTTGTCAATGCCGCATCAAAGGTGGCTGTGTAAAAGTTACTTTCTAA